A genomic window from Anoplolepis gracilipes chromosome 6, ASM4749672v1, whole genome shotgun sequence includes:
- the Cic gene encoding uncharacterized protein Cic isoform X4, translating to MLTAHPEMHEKRDNLGGQHGAGGGGGGPSIEEKSIPEQPPPPPIPPQRDPSDPTISAKKLPKKRKFDPSELEEMDKTSNVTSNITSNMLNIRAPTMPLDSQPAAVGQQSSLSTIVNRQSPHESDCYQVSSAHSVVVLPPQSIAVDYSLREESLRSRPRLAIDLSEWRDHRVLALRDSYYYPGVIRNVVHGEIFIEFDGERKLVRYSDVLGGRRYDVIGDASPSLQQVTLDTKVCIRCPIANSHVDATKVFVKGTVCKILTKPNRFVVKISREDDQSESYVVKRADLRLVQPPWADELEEGLEECDSSRVETIEHGYRNTTEAPTAVPILQIHHTPHHASHMSTHNDTSYYRTTGTSPLMNLGTSAHSATALSNGSRPYDDLESEDDLDREDITFPSDADAKLSGSSKRSSMQSRGSTSSLVEQRSITPRSQAATPRSQAATPHRYKKGDVVVTPSGIRKKFNGKQWRRLCSKKECNKESQRRGYCSRHLSLKGSGLRGPTNTFSGSKMDGEETSRDSDTSPNYGDRRIAGRFDQDETEAANMLVSLGSSRSATPAFSSPTGQSSISPCINQSPVPPLGLNQNNVFMPISSPAHHATPLISPGAKWKHSPTQSNFLVQYPQQVIKPEPNRVVRSNRTAPAPASIGTSVIRISPVNRGIQPGQNLALSWSEQSPPPTRHPSVVTSTIAQQQQQQSIILQHALTSSANDFHANHVEMPEQSPQLIKHSPHSPHMPLPTTPMPQNLTLIYNKPLEQPVDYAQPPPQGPPIYVMQHEKKCLVIKNSVDMSTASAGAHMSNQDDKYRQNLINHLDQLSTSTLHQVQQPSQSPAVSSVHIDKLSVLQPMNKVGAHTTVHMDMQRSQPPPTSAAMTTSTTETSINPSTPTSVFQHVIVQPLQNPKTQPVREENAKNNGILYGSHEVPSAYQPHTPCSLLNNAAHSWKLKKAFSWQTAVLEQSEVSPPPSALSPPLSAPPIPISMSTPAEDGPGTGSDPITPAEEEDDDVFETEPTPTAEVEANANKRRSQSLSALQPQTPLKAKERIRRPMNAFMIFSKRHRALVHQRHPNQDNRTVSKILGEWWYALGQEEKQKYHELASEVKEAHFKAHPDWKWCSKDRRKSSTTSFKGNEVGRAKLNSTGEETEPLQGSSLDDPLALHGSADEVSTSIANTYNEAPTNIEIINQLHTQHRISEIPLQIENAEVDMKQDDDVNASDDDQMVICEDPQPEIDLKCKDKLTDSDNDVQDNEDAEKKCFNQSRFSPVSGQKREVINVKQEITCRPKPIKARIPSTGIESTTKYHHTSMDKGGTVSVLSSRYPYHSPVNPTGVSGFQPTGGAFITMPISPKVIKPEPVKSEQQYSTQYSVNNLVSIHTENGRNISKFTAAPVLHTIGSKPMMALLKQQQPLPSLGTTLRPLTSTVPHQPPFTLTLLDNDMVAVSKQQQGSQQYLNPTPSHSNIYGGFQIPITDAGSRNNSISMQNLVSNNKEIQSVIVSKSYPVSTNSTTSTYGRGNAHSIARLAGSENNDNQAITNNAQFYVSNIKTEDNKETINIVLPATSEKHKQPSTPHTPHTSQSNHGSSGELPSSKSYTFDEGQSNEVGPNKGPFMLAPTPAQLGRAPLQRRQSMAMPSASTAGDHGPITTSQHCDNRLQTNMSQTTEQNIAESHTSPSPSTKKGSFFKKNVEDGMDRVLEQVNFQEKFSSLPEFKPEDIQSPSAINMNNPGSSGHSSVASGLHSQTSMQMPGYRKKSAQSGPHRPTMNEDEIDSDTSISATPKSTSSVKLTGNTFFGPDFNVDAYRTNNDLLDVDASSPRTPKTPGGGAGSTVGIGRSDNERGHRKTLEQRRHLVMQLFQEHGYFPSTQATSTFQAKHADIFPTKTSLQLKIREVRQKLKANSTPSANNLVSPSPISESSPVVTGPTAPPTSMGAPHSLPVSSSSGS from the exons ATGCTGACTGCTCACCCTGAGATGCATGAGAAGCGGGACAATCTCGGCGGGCAACATGGAGCAGGCGGGGGTGGTGGCGGCCCTTCGATTGAAGAGAAATCTATTCCGGAACAACCACCCCCGCCTCCCATACCGCCGCAGCGAGACCCATCGGATCCCACCATCAGCGCTAAAAAGCTTCCAAAGAAACGCAAGTTCGATCCATCCGAACTCGAAGAGATGGACAAAACTAGCAATGTCACCAGCAACATCACCAGCAACATGCTTAACATACGCGCGCCGACAATGCCGCTTGACAGCCAGCCGGCTGCTGTAGGTCAACAATCGAGCTTATCAACTATTGTCAACCGGCAGTCACCGCATGAGTCCGATTGTTATCAG gTATCCTCAGCTCATTCGGTAGTAGTGTTACCTCCTCAAAGCATAGCGGTAGATTACTCTCTTCGCGAGGAATCTTTACGGTCTCGTCCTCGACTTGCTATTGATCTCAGTGAATGGCGCGACCATAGAGTGTTAGCTTTAAGGGATTCATATTATTACCCGGGTGTTATACGTAATGTTGTTCACGGTGAGATTTTCATCGAGTTCGACGGCGAGAGGAAGTTGGTGCGTTACAGTGACGTTCTGGGCGGGAGACGATATGACGTGATAGGCGATGCAAGTCCGTCTTTGCAACAAGTGACTTTAGATACGAAGGTTTGCATCAGGTGTCCGATCGCGAACAGTCACGTAGACGCGACCAAGGTGTTTGTAAAGGGGACAGTGTGCAAGATATTAACGAAGCCTAATCGTTTTGTTGTGAAAATATCGCGGGAAGACGATCAGAGTGAAAGCTATGTTGTGAAACGTGCGGACCTGCGGCTAGTACAACCTCCATGGGCCGACGAGTTGGAAGAAGGACTGGAAGAGTGCGATTCTTCGAGGGTTGAAACGATTg AACATGGATATCGCAATACCACGGAAGCTCCGACAGCAGTGCCAATTTTGCAGATCCATCATACTCCTCATCACGCGTCGCATATGTCAACTCATAACGACACGAGCTATTATAGAACCACTGGTACCAGCCCTCTTATGAATTTAGGCACTTCTGCACATTCTGCCACAGCGTTAAGCAATGGCAGCCGGCCGTACGACGATTTAGAAAGCGAGGATGACTTAGATAGGGAAGACATTACATTTCCCTCGGATGCAG ATGCGAAATTGTCAGGAAGCAGCAAAAGAAGCAGTATGCAGAGCCGAGGAAGTACCAGTAGCCTAGTTGAACAACGTAGTATAACGCCTCGTTCTCAGGCAGCCACACCCAG atcTCAGGCGGCAACGCCACATAGGTATAAAAAGGGTGACGTAGTGGTTACACCAAGCGgaattagaaagaaatttaatggGAAACAATGGCGCAGGCTCTGCAGTAAGAAGGAATGTAACAAAGAGAGCCAACGAAGAGGATATTGTTCCCGTCATCTTAGTTTAAAAGGATCTGGTCTTAGAGGTCCGACAAATACATTTTCTGG tAGTAAAATGGATGGCGAAGAGACATCAAGAGATTCTGATACTTCGCCAAACTATGGTGACAGAAGAATAGCTGGTAGATTCGATCAAGATGAAACTGAAGCTGCTAATATGCTCG TGTCTTTGGGAAGCTCGAGATCGGCTACGCCAGCTTTCTCGTCACCAACGGGCCAGTCTTCTATATCTCCATGCATAAATCAGTCGCCGGTGCCACCGTTAGGACTCAATCAGAACAATGTATTTATGCCTATCTCGAGTCCGGCTCATCATGCGACTCCGCTGATTTCACCTGGCGCTAAATGGAAGCACTCGCCCACGCAATCGAATTTTTTGGTTCAATATCCACAGCAAGTGATAAAACCCGAGCCGAATCGAGTGGTCAGATCTAATCGAACGGCTCCTGCTCCCGCTAGTATAGGAACGAGCGTGATAAGAATCTCTCCAGTGAACCGCGGCATACAACCTGGACAGAATCTTGCTCTGTCATGGTCAGAGCAGAGCCCACCGCCGACGAGACATCCTTCAGTCGTGACGTCAACGATCGctcagcagcagcaacaacagaGCATTATCTTACAACATGCCCTAACGTCGAGCGCTAACGATTTTCACGCCAATCACGTCGAAATGCCTGAACAAAGTCCGCAATTGATAAAACACTCACCGCATTCACCTCATATGCCTCTACCTACTACTCCTATGCCGCAAAATTTGACGCTCATATACAATAAACCTCTGGAGCAGCCGGTCGATTACGCGCAACCGCCGCCTCAAGGTCCGCCAATCTATGTAATGCAGCACGAGAAAAAGTGTCTCGTGATAAAGAACAGCGTGGACATGTCAACGGCGTCGGCGGGTGCGCACATGAGCAATCAAGACGACAAATATCGGCAGAACTTAATAAACCATTTAGATCAACTGTCAACATCCACGTTGCATCAAGTTCAACAGCCATCTCAATCACCCGCTGTTTCATCCGTCCACATTGACAAATTGTCCGTTCTGCAACCT ATGAATAAAGTGGGCGCGCATACAACCGTGCATATGGACATGCAGAGAAGTCAACCGCCACCTACGAGTGCTGCAATGACTACCTCTACCACCGAGACATCTATTAATCCATCTACTCCGACGAGTGTCTTCCAGCATGTAATTGTTCAGCCCCTGCAGAATCCAAAGACTCAACCCGTCAGAGAGGAGAATGCGAAAAACAATGGTATCCTCT ATGGCAGCCATGAAGTTCCTTCTGCATACCAGCCCCATACTCCATGCTCTTTACTGAACAATGCAGCGCACAGCTGGAAGCTTAAAAAAG CTTTTTCCTGGCAGACAGCAGTTTTAGAACAATCAGAGGTGAGCCCTCCTCCCTCCGCTCTTAGCCCACCTCTGAGCGCACCTCCGATTCCAATAAGTATGAGCACACCTGCTGAAGATGGCCCTGGTACTGGTTCAGATCCTATAACACCTGCCGAAGAGGAAGACGATGACGTTTTCGAAACAGAACCAACCCCGACCGCGGAAGTGGAAGCCAACGCTAATAAGAGACGCAGTCAATCGCTCAGTGCTTTGCAACCGCAGACTCCGCTGAAA GCTAAAGAGAGAATACGACGGCCCATGAAcgcttttatgattttttcgaAACGACATCGTGCTCTTGTACATCAACGTCACCCGAATCAAGATAATCGGACGGTGTCTAAGATACTGGGAGAATGGTGGTACGCGTTGGGACAAGaggagaaacaaaaatatcacgaGCTCGCCTCAGAAGTGAAGGAAGCGCATTTTAAGGCGCATCCGGATTGGAAATGGTGCAGCAAGGACAGACGGAAATCGTCGACAACCAGCTTCAAGGGAAATGAAGTCGGACGGGCAAAATTGAATAGTACCGGAGAGGAAACGGAACCTCTTCAAGGTTCTTCCTTAGATGATCCATTGGCGCTTCACGGCTCCGCCGATGAAGTGTCAACTTCGATCGCTAATACATATAACGAAGCTCCCACTAATATTGAG ATTATAAACCAGTTGCACACGCAACATCGAATTTCGGAGATTCCTCTGCAAATTGAAAACGCCGAAGTCGACATGAAACAAGACGACGATGTAAACGCATCGGACGACGATCAGATGGTAATTTGCGAAGATCCTCAACCGGAAATAGATTTAAAGTGCAAGGATAAATTAACGGACAGCGATAATGATGTGCAAGATAATGAGGACGCAGAAAAGAAGTGTTTCAATCAATCGCGATTCTCACCTGTGAGCGGTCAAAAGAGAGAAGTAATCAACGTTAAACAGGAAATAACCTGCAGACCTAAGCCGATAAAAG CACGGATACCCTCAACAGGTATAGAATCTACAACAAAGTATCATCATACTTCCATGGATAAAGGCGGCACGGTATCAGTTTTGTCAAGTAGATATCCTTATCACAGCCCTGTCAATCCAACAGGAGTGTCAGGATTTCAACCTACCGGTGGTGCTTTCATAACTATGCCAATATCGCCAAAAGTTATTAAACCAGAACCAGTAAAGAGCGAACAGCAGTACAGCACTCAGTATAGCGTGAATAATCTTGTAAGCATCCACACCGAGAACGGGCGGAACATATCTAAATTTACAGCAGCTCCGGTATTACATACC ATTGGATCAAAACCAATGATGGCGCTGTTGAAACAACAGCAGCCGTTGCCGTCTTTAGGCACTACTCTTCGCCCCCTTACTTCAACTGTCCCTCATCAACCACCGTTCACCTTAACATTGCTCGATAACGATATGGTGGCTGTTTCCAAACAGCAGCAGGGATCGCAGCAGTACCTTAATCCGACACCGTCACACTCCAACATATACGGTGGATTTCAGATACCTATCACTG ATGCCGGTAGTCGCAACAACTCTATATCTATGCAAAATTTGGTTTCCAATAACAAGGAGATTCAAAGTGTAATTGTGAGCAAGTCTTATCCTGTCTCGACAAATTCCACCACGTCAACCTACGGCCGAGGGAACGCTCATTCCATTGCTCGTCTTGCCGGATCCGAGAACAATGATAATCAGGCTATTACGAATAACGCTCAATTTTAcg TCAGTAACATAAAAACAGAAGATAACAAGGAAACGATAAATATTGTTCTTCCCGCGACGAGTGAGAAACACAAGCAACCATCGACACCTCACACGCCGCATACATCTCAAAGCAATCATGGAAGCAGCGGTGAATTGCCGTCGAGTAAATCATATACGTTCGACGAAGGCCAAAGCAATGAAGTGGGGCCAAATAAAGGCCCGTTCATGCTTGCTCCAACTCCGGCACAACTCGGTCGAGCACCACTACAGAGGAGACAATCGATGg caATGCCTTCCGCATCAACTGCAGGAGACCACGGGCCAATAACAACTTCTCAACATTGCGACAATCGACTGCAAACTAATATGTCTCAAACGACAGAACAGAATATAGCAGAGTCTCATacttctccttctccttctacTAAGAAAGGCTccttttttaagaaaaacgtAGAGGACGGTATGGAtag AGTTCTTGAACAagtaaattttcaagaaaagtTCTCATCGTTGCCAGAGTTCAAACCGGAGGATATACAGAGTCCGAGTGCGATTAATATGAACAATCCAGGTTCATCTGGCCATAGCAGTGTAGCTTCCGGATTACATTCGCAAACATCTATGCAGATGCCAGGTTATCGAAAGAAATCTGCACAATCTGGACCTCATAGGCCCacaa TGAATGAGGATGAAATCGACTCGGACACATCGATATCAGCTACTCCAAAATCTACTTCGAGCGTCAAGTTAACCGGCAACACATTCTTTGGCCCGGATTTCAATGTTGACGCTTATAGAACCAACAACGATTTATTGGACGTCGATGCCAGTTCTCCGCGAACGCCAAAAACCCCGGGAGGCGGTGCCGGAAGTACTGTAGGAATTGGTAGAAGCGACAACGAGCGCGGTCATAGAAAAACATTGGAGCAGCGTAGGCACTTGGTCATGCAGTTGTTTCAAGAACATGGTTATTTTCCATCCACGCAAGCCACTTCCACGTTTCAAGCTAAGCATGCGGATATATTTCCTACTAAGACGAGCTTGCAACTAAAGATTCGAGAGGTCAGGCAGAAATTGAAGGCCAATTCGACGCCAAGTGCTAATAATCTTGTTAGTCCATCGCCAATCTCTGAATCCTCACCTGTCGTAACTG GTCCAACTGCTCCTCCAACGTCGATGGGAGCTCCACATTCACTGCCCGTAAGCAGTAGTAGTGGTAGCTAG